From the genome of Arthrobacter alpinus, one region includes:
- a CDS encoding Rv3654c family TadE-like protein produces the protein MGRGAGQDAALFSPVAREEGAGTIVAVGLAIVLLLLLTALMWLGEAANAAAKAATAADLAALAGADAARGLTVGDPCQVAADLVIRQGAVLVSCMVVGVYADTVQLEVSVQTGLPWPAYNKSRAGPPPELVVP, from the coding sequence ATGGGTAGGGGTGCAGGCCAGGATGCGGCGCTCTTCTCCCCAGTTGCGCGGGAGGAGGGCGCGGGAACGATTGTGGCAGTGGGTCTGGCCATCGTCCTGCTCTTGCTGCTCACTGCTCTGATGTGGCTTGGTGAAGCAGCCAACGCGGCCGCGAAGGCGGCAACGGCTGCGGATCTGGCCGCACTCGCCGGCGCCGATGCCGCCCGCGGACTCACCGTGGGTGATCCCTGCCAGGTCGCCGCAGACCTGGTGATCCGGCAGGGGGCGGTGCTTGTTTCCTGCATGGTTGTGGGCGTGTATGCCGACACGGTTCAGCTCGAAGTCTCCGTGCAGACAGGTCTGCCGTGGCCTGCCTACAACAAATCAAGGGCAGGGCCCCCGCCTGAGCTCGTGGTGCCCTAG
- a CDS encoding TadE family type IV pilus minor pilin, with protein MKTDNAGSHLFDQTRRIRGSVTAEFAVVLPAVTALLAVLLFGAGAGILQLRLEEGARAGARAVARGENTTQSVDIATRLAGRNTTVVVDLAGGYATVTVSGRLDGPLVGMLAWQQSASAVARIENYDATVQSQRPGHG; from the coding sequence GTGAAGACAGACAATGCCGGTTCGCACCTCTTTGACCAAACACGGCGCATCCGGGGGAGTGTCACGGCTGAATTCGCTGTGGTCCTGCCAGCAGTAACGGCATTGCTGGCGGTGCTTTTATTCGGAGCAGGCGCCGGGATACTTCAGCTTCGTTTGGAAGAAGGAGCCCGGGCTGGCGCAAGGGCGGTGGCGCGAGGGGAAAACACCACACAGTCGGTAGACATTGCCACCCGCCTTGCCGGACGAAACACCACCGTGGTGGTGGATCTCGCTGGCGGCTATGCCACGGTGACGGTGTCTGGCCGGTTGGACGGGCCCCTGGTAGGCATGCTGGCGTGGCAACAATCTGCCAGTGCTGTTGCCCGAATTGAGAATTATGATGCCACCGTGCAGAGCCAGCGGCCGGGCCATGGGTAG
- a CDS encoding DUF4244 domain-containing protein, with protein sequence MTNPNPALTELENVREITPGAMGRTPVRNPEKLRAMRKLGSDAGMATAEYAIATLAAVGFAGLLVVILKSDEVRGFLMNIIRSALSF encoded by the coding sequence ATGACCAACCCGAACCCAGCGCTTACGGAGCTGGAGAACGTTCGAGAAATCACTCCCGGTGCCATGGGCCGGACCCCAGTGCGGAACCCTGAAAAGCTGCGGGCAATGCGCAAGCTTGGTTCAGATGCGGGGATGGCCACGGCTGAGTATGCCATCGCCACGTTGGCTGCCGTGGGATTTGCCGGGCTCCTCGTTGTCATCCTCAAGAGTGACGAAGTCCGCGGATTCCTGATGAACATTATTCGAAGCGCCTTGAGCTTTTGA
- a CDS encoding type II secretion system F family protein, translating to MHVVKQGSVMAAVGIFVLLFIAFLCLRRRDGSRRWRERAARVRRGPADASKGPNFEHHAEAAGDLGVEDVPLLLELLGAVLDAGLSIPWALRIVSGVASAQIHTGLSQVVAGLEMGASWEHSWAGVGGVPQLAALHSALGFAALTGSPAAPLLYAEARQRRRQSNRDAEKRAAALGVKLVIPLGLCSLPAFICLGIVPVVVAMIPAF from the coding sequence ATGCACGTCGTCAAGCAGGGCAGTGTGATGGCGGCCGTGGGCATATTCGTGCTGCTGTTCATCGCCTTTCTTTGTCTCAGGCGCAGGGATGGGAGCCGGCGGTGGCGTGAGCGCGCAGCCCGGGTGCGTCGGGGGCCGGCAGATGCCAGCAAGGGGCCCAACTTCGAGCACCACGCGGAGGCGGCAGGAGATCTTGGGGTTGAGGATGTGCCTTTGTTGTTGGAGCTTTTGGGTGCCGTATTGGATGCCGGCCTTTCCATTCCTTGGGCGTTGCGCATTGTGTCTGGAGTGGCAAGTGCCCAGATTCACACGGGCTTGTCCCAGGTGGTGGCGGGCTTGGAGATGGGCGCGTCGTGGGAACATTCGTGGGCCGGCGTCGGCGGTGTGCCTCAGCTGGCAGCCCTACATTCTGCCTTGGGCTTTGCAGCGTTGACAGGCAGCCCGGCAGCACCCTTGTTGTACGCCGAAGCGAGGCAACGCCGTCGACAATCCAACCGGGATGCCGAAAAACGTGCTGCGGCACTGGGAGTAAAACTGGTGATCCCACTGGGGTTATGTTCCCTGCCTGCCTTCATCTGTCTTGGTATTGTCCCCGTGGTCGTGGCCATGATCCCCGCATTCTAG
- a CDS encoding type II secretion system F family protein, translated as MSAIVVFFLAAMACLIFSVRRRNWPTRGATPLSGVPHVFGGVRLHRRCGHGDVAMPVLVRQLAALLASGHGGPAVWGALAEVLVAEYGTAGHKMDQQEASDHPKGLAFRFRQPEETHPTVRLVLAVERASLLGLPAATAVRASCRVGGVGIRPPVRHAATGQLSDAQVQTWQELAACFEVSEASGAPVAAVLSRLADRLEAQDDAAAMRETALAGPRATVRLLTWLPVVGLGLGMMMGVDPVRILLGSPVGWVCLGAGIALLVAGRWWANRLIVAAASPHSKGGLPRAGRRRRSACTSSSRAV; from the coding sequence ATGAGTGCGATCGTAGTGTTCTTCCTTGCTGCTATGGCCTGCCTCATCTTTTCTGTTCGACGGCGGAACTGGCCCACCCGTGGTGCCACGCCGCTGTCCGGGGTGCCTCATGTTTTCGGCGGCGTGCGGCTTCACCGCCGGTGCGGGCATGGCGATGTTGCCATGCCCGTGCTCGTACGCCAGTTGGCCGCATTGCTGGCCTCTGGGCACGGAGGCCCTGCCGTGTGGGGAGCCCTTGCAGAGGTTTTGGTCGCTGAGTATGGGACCGCCGGACACAAAATGGATCAGCAGGAAGCCAGCGATCACCCGAAAGGGCTGGCATTCAGGTTTAGGCAGCCTGAGGAAACACACCCCACGGTCCGGCTGGTCTTGGCCGTTGAACGGGCCAGCCTGTTAGGGCTTCCCGCAGCGACGGCGGTGAGGGCCTCCTGCCGGGTGGGAGGTGTTGGGATCCGCCCGCCGGTTCGTCATGCAGCGACAGGCCAGCTTTCCGACGCCCAGGTGCAGACCTGGCAGGAGTTGGCGGCTTGTTTTGAAGTGAGCGAGGCTAGCGGCGCTCCGGTGGCTGCCGTCCTATCCCGACTCGCGGACAGGCTGGAAGCGCAGGACGATGCCGCAGCCATGCGGGAGACGGCGCTGGCCGGCCCGCGGGCAACCGTTCGCCTGCTCACATGGCTGCCCGTTGTGGGCCTGGGACTGGGCATGATGATGGGCGTGGACCCTGTGCGGATATTGCTGGGCAGCCCGGTGGGGTGGGTTTGCTTGGGCGCGGGCATCGCGCTATTGGTGGCGGGGAGGTGGTGGGCCAACAGATTAATCGTGGCCGCCGCATCCCCACACTCCAAAGGGGGCTTGCCCAGAGCCGGAAGACGTCGCCGGTCTGCATGCACGTCGTCAAGCAGGGCAGTGTGA